The region GTTCTACTATTCAAATGGTATTGGCTTTGGCTCCTTTGCACAAAAAATACAATATTAAAAGAATCATTGTTTCTACTTACCAATCAATTACCGGAACGGGTGTAAAGGCGGTAAAACAATTAGAAAATGAGTATGCAGGAATCCAGGGTGATATGGCTTACAAATATCCAATTCACAGAAATGCAATTCCTCACTGTGATAGTTTTGAAGAAAACGGATACACTAAGGAAGAAATGAAATTAGTTCGTGAAACTCAAAAAATTCTTGGTGACAACACAATCAGAGTTACCGCTACTGCCGTTCGTGTTCCTGTTGTAGGTGGACATAGTGAAGCGGTAAACGTTGAGTTTACAAATGATTTTGATGTAAATGAGGTTCGTGAAATTTTACACCATACTGATGGAGTAACAGTACAGGATAATTTAGATACATTTACTTACCCAATGCCATTATATGCTGAAGGTAAAAATGATGTTTTTGTTGGAAGAATCCGTCGTGACGAAAGCCAGCCAAACACTTTAAACATGTGGATTGTTGCTGATAACTTAAGAAAAGGTGCTGCTACAAACACTATTCAAATCGCTGAGTATTTAATTCAGGCAGGTTTGGTATAATCTGAGAGATTAAATAAAATTGTTATAAAGAGAAAACCGTAATTGCAATACTGTGATTACGGTTTTTTTGATTGCATAATAGTACAGTTTAAAAGCTTTATAATTTATTTAATATATTCTTAATTCATATAAAGTTATTTTTGTCAGATCAATTAAAATAAAGTTTTATGCCATTTCCTTTAGATGTAAAATATATAATTGAAACCGAAGAACAGTTAGAGGTTCAATTTCCTTCTTTATTTAAAGAAAAAATGATGAAAGAGAATGGAGGAGAGGCTGCAACAGAATATGATGATTGGAATTTATATCCCTTTTTTGATCAAAGCGATAAAAAGAGAATTAGCAGAACCTGTCAGGATATTGTTTTAGGAACGAACCAAGCAAGAAAATGGAATAATTTTCCATCATCTGCAATTGCTATTGCGAGCAACGGCTGTGGTGATCAATTAGTTCTTATCCCGTTAGATAATGATAAGGGAAAATTAAGTGAAGTAATTTATTTTTGGTATCATGAAACAGGAGCACTAGAGAAAGTAGCTGAAAGTATTCAAGAATTAATAGAGGAATAAAGCGACTTTTCATAAAAAAACCGACAGTTTTTTAA is a window of Flavobacterium crocinum DNA encoding:
- a CDS encoding aspartate-semialdehyde dehydrogenase, whose product is MRIAVVGATGMVGEVMLKVLAERNFPVTELIPVASERSVGKEIEYKGTKYKVVGLQTAVDMKADIAVFSAGGDTSLEWAPKFAAAGTTVIDNSSAWRMDATKKLVVPEINASVLTKEDKIIANPNCSTIQMVLALAPLHKKYNIKRIIVSTYQSITGTGVKAVKQLENEYAGIQGDMAYKYPIHRNAIPHCDSFEENGYTKEEMKLVRETQKILGDNTIRVTATAVRVPVVGGHSEAVNVEFTNDFDVNEVREILHHTDGVTVQDNLDTFTYPMPLYAEGKNDVFVGRIRRDESQPNTLNMWIVADNLRKGAATNTIQIAEYLIQAGLV
- a CDS encoding SMI1/KNR4 family protein translates to MPFPLDVKYIIETEEQLEVQFPSLFKEKMMKENGGEAATEYDDWNLYPFFDQSDKKRISRTCQDIVLGTNQARKWNNFPSSAIAIASNGCGDQLVLIPLDNDKGKLSEVIYFWYHETGALEKVAESIQELIEE